From a single Porites lutea chromosome 10, jaPorLute2.1, whole genome shotgun sequence genomic region:
- the LOC140950130 gene encoding beta-arrestin-2-like isoform X2, which yields MENCDSKKAGTRVFKKTSPNGKITTYLGKRDFVDHLEHIDPVDGVVLIDPDFVKDGKKVFAHVLAAFRYGREDLDVLGLQFRKDLFLATMQVYPPKPEDEVPLTRLQERLRKKLGTNAYPFKFELPRGSPSSVTLQPAPGDTGKPCGVDYELKTYISESPEEKPHKRNTVRLAIRKITYAPERPLPQPRAETDKEFMLSLHKLHIEASLDKEMYYHGEEIGVNVHIANSSSKTCKKIKVTIRQFADICLFSTAQYKCPVASLESEDGFPVGQSGTLSKVYRLTPLLTNNREKRGLALDGQLKYEDTNLASSTIMDDDSQKENLGIIVQYKVKVRVIMAYAGDVTLELPFTLSHPKPAEETPPPTPVQSAPSEEAAQVASGDVPAQAAVDHNLIDFDTDGPDKQEDDDLIFEDFARLRLKESEHLGSTDA from the exons ATGGAGAACTGTGACTCGAAAAAAGCGGGAACCCG tgtttttaagaaaacttCGCCGAATGGAAAG ATTACAACGTACCTGGGAAAACGTGATTTTGTGGATCATCTTGAACACATTGATCCTGTGG ATGGTGTTGTGTTAATAGATCCTGATTTTGTTAAGGATGGAAAAAAAG TATTTGCCCATGTCCTGGCAGCATTTAG ATATGGACGTGAAGATTTGGATGTGCTTGGTCTTCAATTCAGAAAGGACCTTTTTCTG GCCACTATGCAAGTTTATCCACCAAAACCAGAGGATGAAGTTCCCTTGACAAGACTTCAAGAAAGACTGCGTAAAAAGCTAGGCACTAATGCCTACCCATTCAAGTTTGAG TTGCCCAGAGGATCTCCTTCATCTGTAACACTCCAACCAGCACCAGGAGATACAGGCAAG CCATGCGGAGTTGATTATGAACTTAAAACATATATCAGCGAGTCACCCGAAGAGAAGCCTCATAAAAG GAACACAGTAAGGCTGGCAATTAGGAAAATCACATATGCACCAGAGCGTCCATTACCCCAG CCCAGGGCTGAAACAGATAAAGAGTTTATGTTGAGTTTGCATAAGCTCCACATTGAGGCATCTCTGGATAAAGAG ATGTATTATCACGGGGAGGAAATTGGAGTAAATGTACATATTGCAAATAGCTCATCCAAGacatgcaagaaaataaaagttacaa tACGACAGTTTGCAGACATCTGCCTGTTTTCAACTGCACAATACAAATGTCCAGTGGCCTCTTTAGAATCTGA AGATGGGTTTCCAGTTGGACAAAGTGGTACTTTATCAAAAGTTTATCGCCTGACACCATTACTAACCAACAACAGG GAGAAAAGGGGATTAGCCCTGGATGGACAACTTAAATATGAAGATACAAATTTAGCCTCTTCAACCAT AATGGATGACGATTCTCAGAAGGAAAACCTCGGTATAATAGTTCAGTATAAAGTGAAAGTGCGCGTTATAATGGCATACGCAGG GGATGTGACGCTGGAATTACCTTTCACTTTAAGTCATCCCAAGCCTGCAGAAGAAACACCTCCCCCAACACCCGTCCAATCGGCACCCTCAGAAGAGGCGGCGCAAG TGGCTTCTGGTGATGTGCCTGCACAGGCTGCGGTTGATCACAATTTGATCGATTTTGATACCGA TGGACCTGATAAACAAGAAGATGATGATCTTATTTTTGAAGACTTCGCAAGACTAAGGCTCAAAGAATCCGAACATCTCGGAAGCACAGACGCCTGA
- the LOC140950130 gene encoding beta-arrestin-2-like isoform X1, with the protein MCAQKQRVSSHAGVFKKTSPNGKITTYLGKRDFVDHLEHIDPVDGVVLIDPDFVKDGKKVFAHVLAAFRYGREDLDVLGLQFRKDLFLATMQVYPPKPEDEVPLTRLQERLRKKLGTNAYPFKFELPRGSPSSVTLQPAPGDTGKPCGVDYELKTYISESPEEKPHKRNTVRLAIRKITYAPERPLPQPRAETDKEFMLSLHKLHIEASLDKEMYYHGEEIGVNVHIANSSSKTCKKIKVTIRQFADICLFSTAQYKCPVASLESEDGFPVGQSGTLSKVYRLTPLLTNNREKRGLALDGQLKYEDTNLASSTIMDDDSQKENLGIIVQYKVKVRVIMAYAGDVTLELPFTLSHPKPAEETPPPTPVQSAPSEEAAQVASGDVPAQAAVDHNLIDFDTDGPDKQEDDDLIFEDFARLRLKESEHLGSTDA; encoded by the exons ATGTG tgcGCAGAAACAGAGGGTGTCGTCTCATGCAGG tgtttttaagaaaacttCGCCGAATGGAAAG ATTACAACGTACCTGGGAAAACGTGATTTTGTGGATCATCTTGAACACATTGATCCTGTGG ATGGTGTTGTGTTAATAGATCCTGATTTTGTTAAGGATGGAAAAAAAG TATTTGCCCATGTCCTGGCAGCATTTAG ATATGGACGTGAAGATTTGGATGTGCTTGGTCTTCAATTCAGAAAGGACCTTTTTCTG GCCACTATGCAAGTTTATCCACCAAAACCAGAGGATGAAGTTCCCTTGACAAGACTTCAAGAAAGACTGCGTAAAAAGCTAGGCACTAATGCCTACCCATTCAAGTTTGAG TTGCCCAGAGGATCTCCTTCATCTGTAACACTCCAACCAGCACCAGGAGATACAGGCAAG CCATGCGGAGTTGATTATGAACTTAAAACATATATCAGCGAGTCACCCGAAGAGAAGCCTCATAAAAG GAACACAGTAAGGCTGGCAATTAGGAAAATCACATATGCACCAGAGCGTCCATTACCCCAG CCCAGGGCTGAAACAGATAAAGAGTTTATGTTGAGTTTGCATAAGCTCCACATTGAGGCATCTCTGGATAAAGAG ATGTATTATCACGGGGAGGAAATTGGAGTAAATGTACATATTGCAAATAGCTCATCCAAGacatgcaagaaaataaaagttacaa tACGACAGTTTGCAGACATCTGCCTGTTTTCAACTGCACAATACAAATGTCCAGTGGCCTCTTTAGAATCTGA AGATGGGTTTCCAGTTGGACAAAGTGGTACTTTATCAAAAGTTTATCGCCTGACACCATTACTAACCAACAACAGG GAGAAAAGGGGATTAGCCCTGGATGGACAACTTAAATATGAAGATACAAATTTAGCCTCTTCAACCAT AATGGATGACGATTCTCAGAAGGAAAACCTCGGTATAATAGTTCAGTATAAAGTGAAAGTGCGCGTTATAATGGCATACGCAGG GGATGTGACGCTGGAATTACCTTTCACTTTAAGTCATCCCAAGCCTGCAGAAGAAACACCTCCCCCAACACCCGTCCAATCGGCACCCTCAGAAGAGGCGGCGCAAG TGGCTTCTGGTGATGTGCCTGCACAGGCTGCGGTTGATCACAATTTGATCGATTTTGATACCGA TGGACCTGATAAACAAGAAGATGATGATCTTATTTTTGAAGACTTCGCAAGACTAAGGCTCAAAGAATCCGAACATCTCGGAAGCACAGACGCCTGA